CCGCCGACGCCGAGCCGGAGCTCATCGACGAGGGGGTCCTGACCTTCGTCGTGGTCGGGGGCGGGCCGACCGGCGTGGAGACCGCCGGGGCGCTGGCCGAGCTGGTGGCCGTCGTGTTCCGGCGGGACTACCCGCGGCTCGACGTGGGCCGGGCCCGGGTCGTGCTGGTGGAGGCGCGCGACACCGTGCTGGCCCCGTTCAAGCCCGGCTCGCAGCGGCACGCCGCCGAGACCCTGGCCGCCCGACAGGTCGACCTGCGGCTGGGTGAGGGCGTGGCCGAGGTCGGGCCGCGGCACGTCCGCCTCGGCAGCGGCGAGGTGATCCCCAGCCAGACCGTGGTCTGGGCCGCCGGCGTGCGGGCCAACCCCCTCGCCGAGCGGCTCGGCCTGGAGACCACGCAGGGCGGGCGGATCGTCGTGGGCCACGACCTGGCCGTCGCCGACCGGCCCGGGGTGTGGGCGATCGGCGACGTGGCAGCGGTCCCGGGGCGCAAAGGCGATCCGCTGCCGCAGCTGGCACCGGTGGCGATGCAGTCGGGTGGCCACGTCGCCCGTCAGATCGGCCGCCTGCTCGACGGCAAGGCGACCCAGGCGTTCCGCTTCCGCAACAAGGGGACGATGGCCACCATCGGTCGCCGGGCGGCCGTGGCCGAGCTGCCGGGCG
This Acidimicrobiales bacterium DNA region includes the following protein-coding sequences:
- a CDS encoding NAD(P)/FAD-dependent oxidoreductase, whose product is MRVRPNVVVIGAGFGGLAVARGLADEPVEVALIDRQNFTTFQPLLYQVATSGLNAADVAYPVRGLFHDQRNLGFRRGEVTGVDWDARRVELAGQRPLPFDHLVVAAGATTTWFDIPGAEQWGLPLYTLDDARRLRNHIVERFEAADAEPELIDEGVLTFVVVGGGPTGVETAGALAELVAVVFRRDYPRLDVGRARVVLVEARDTVLAPFKPGSQRHAAETLAARQVDLRLGEGVAEVGPRHVRLGSGEVIPSQTVVWAAGVRANPLAERLGLETTQGGRIVVGHDLAVADRPGVWAIGDVAAVPGRKGDPLPQLAPVAMQSGGHVARQIGRLLDGKATQAFRFRNKGTMATIGRRAAVAELPGGLRLRGTLAWLAWLVLHLLYLAGLRNRASVLLNWAWGYVRKVHIAAVPLSDCPDRGV